In a genomic window of Candidatus Binatia bacterium:
- a CDS encoding cobalamin-binding protein: MRADTSARARRARGTRCATTARAATVPPAVVSAMRVARAVLLAVVMMLTLSLLAVAQPAVAAGAADADSKTVPGADASPEPPPGGVQRIVSLVPSVTETVFALDRGDRLVGISTFCDYPPDEVRGIPRAGSYLTPSVETIVALRPDVVIGVPTPGNQTAVEQLRSLGVPVVIVGELTLDDTWQAIRTIGRWVGNEEGANALVERIQAQIAEVRERASRVQPRKVLFVVGHDPLVVAGKGLFIDELIGIAGGINVGAQSPGTWPRISLETVVAAAPEVIIDGAMGSEAGASLEAYWRPYTSVPAVRDGRLRAQSSDALLRPGPRVGLGAQQLFDLIHADDAPSGARTPAAADATPGPAA, translated from the coding sequence ATGCGGGCTGACACGAGCGCACGCGCGCGGCGGGCGCGCGGTACGCGCTGCGCGACCACGGCGCGCGCGGCGACGGTGCCCCCGGCGGTGGTGTCGGCGATGCGCGTCGCGCGCGCCGTGCTGCTCGCGGTCGTCATGATGCTGACGTTGTCTCTCCTCGCGGTCGCGCAGCCGGCCGTCGCAGCGGGGGCCGCCGACGCCGATTCGAAAACCGTGCCCGGCGCCGACGCGTCCCCCGAGCCGCCGCCGGGTGGAGTCCAGCGCATCGTGTCGCTGGTGCCGTCGGTGACGGAGACCGTCTTCGCGCTCGACCGCGGCGACCGCTTGGTCGGTATCTCGACGTTCTGCGACTACCCGCCCGACGAGGTGCGCGGCATCCCGCGCGCCGGCAGCTACTTGACGCCGAGCGTGGAGACGATCGTCGCGCTGCGTCCGGACGTCGTGATCGGCGTGCCGACGCCGGGCAACCAGACGGCGGTCGAGCAGCTGCGCTCGCTCGGCGTCCCGGTGGTGATCGTCGGCGAGCTCACGCTCGACGACACATGGCAGGCGATCCGCACGATCGGGCGCTGGGTCGGCAACGAGGAGGGCGCGAACGCGCTCGTCGAGCGCATCCAGGCGCAGATCGCGGAGGTGCGGGAGCGCGCGTCGCGCGTGCAGCCGCGCAAGGTGCTGTTCGTCGTCGGCCACGACCCGCTGGTCGTGGCGGGGAAGGGGCTGTTCATCGACGAGCTGATCGGCATCGCAGGCGGGATCAACGTCGGCGCGCAGAGCCCGGGCACGTGGCCGCGGATCTCGCTCGAGACCGTGGTCGCGGCGGCGCCGGAGGTCATCATCGACGGCGCGATGGGCTCCGAGGCGGGCGCGAGCCTCGAAGCCTACTGGCGGCCCTACACGTCGGTGCCCGCGGTGCGCGACGGACGGCTGCGCGCGCAGTCGTCGGATGCGCTGCTGCGCCCGGGACCGCGCGTCGGGCTCGGGGCGCAGCAGCTCTTCGATCTCATTCACGCGGACGACGCCCCCAGCGGCGCGCGCACGCCCGCCGCCGCCGACGCGACGCCGGGGCCAGCGGCGTGA
- a CDS encoding iron ABC transporter permease, translating to MLRGDDRQALAPRVTGQRLAVLHAVGLVGLLVVMLGAALVGPVRVDPIAAWLAPPDDPARVILFGARVPRIVLAALVGGALGLAGAALQALLSNPLACPHVLGISGGAALLGIVAMIATTIPGAAALGLAGEVSLLVVPAAAFFGALATAVLVQSVARTSGRVTPHTLLLTGVVFNAFAAAVITFINTLADFYRAHGILAWVVGTVTVRGAAWTLAAAVTLLVGLVLLSASARDLNALGLGEEGATSLGVDVARARRAVYLAVALLVAGAVPVSGMIGFVGLIVPHVVRLLVGADQRLVLPAAMWMGGAFLVVADTAARSVLGSTELPVGVVTALCGGPFFLLLLRRQASDEAGALR from the coding sequence ATGCTTCGTGGCGACGACCGGCAAGCGCTCGCGCCGCGCGTCACCGGGCAACGGCTCGCGGTACTGCACGCCGTCGGACTCGTGGGATTGCTCGTCGTCATGCTCGGCGCGGCGCTGGTCGGCCCGGTGCGCGTCGATCCGATCGCCGCGTGGCTCGCGCCGCCCGACGATCCGGCGCGCGTCATCCTGTTCGGCGCGCGCGTGCCGCGGATCGTGCTCGCGGCGCTGGTCGGCGGCGCGCTCGGTCTCGCCGGTGCGGCGCTGCAGGCGCTGCTCTCGAACCCGCTCGCGTGTCCGCACGTGCTCGGCATCTCGGGCGGCGCTGCGCTGCTCGGCATCGTCGCGATGATCGCGACGACGATTCCGGGCGCCGCGGCGCTCGGGCTCGCGGGCGAGGTGTCTCTGCTCGTGGTGCCGGCGGCGGCGTTCTTCGGCGCGCTCGCGACCGCCGTGCTGGTGCAGAGCGTCGCGCGCACGAGCGGGCGGGTGACGCCGCACACGCTGCTCCTGACCGGCGTCGTGTTCAACGCCTTCGCCGCGGCGGTCATCACCTTCATCAACACGCTCGCCGACTTCTACCGCGCGCACGGCATCCTCGCGTGGGTCGTCGGCACGGTCACGGTGCGCGGCGCGGCGTGGACGCTCGCCGCCGCGGTGACGCTGCTCGTCGGGCTCGTGCTGCTGTCGGCGAGCGCGCGCGACCTGAACGCGCTCGGTCTCGGCGAGGAGGGCGCGACGAGCCTCGGGGTCGACGTCGCGCGCGCGCGACGCGCGGTCTACCTCGCGGTCGCGCTGCTCGTCGCCGGCGCGGTGCCGGTGTCGGGGATGATCGGCTTCGTCGGACTCATCGTGCCGCACGTCGTTCGCTTGCTCGTCGGCGCCGACCAGCGTCTCGTGCTGCCGGCCGCGATGTGGATGGGCGGCGCGTTCCTGGTGGTCGCCGACACCGCGGCGCGCAGCGTGCTCGGCTCGACCGAGCTGCCGGTCGGCGTGGTCACCGCGCTCTGCGGCGGGCCGTTCTTCCTCTTATTGTTGCGCCGCCAGGCGAGCGACGAGGCGGGCGCGCTGCGATGA
- a CDS encoding ABC transporter ATP-binding protein: protein MSAVAFPRSLVLEARRVGVRYSGREALSAVDARVTPGEVLGIIGPNGSGKSTLVRVLAGVRAPDDGDVLLGGRPIAEVPRRERARLIALVPQETHLAFPIRVRELVLLGRSPHTGPFGWERAEDLRAAHDAMQRAGVLELADRPLDRLSGGERQRAVLARALAQQPRILLLDEPTAFLDLRHAVLLLDLVRDLCRGEGLAVAVVLHDLNLAAMYCDRLVLLSRGRVHAAGDPATVLNYRDLCDVYGTELYVAPNDVTGQLVVLPLSREYRERVASLVNKQR from the coding sequence ATGAGCGCGGTCGCGTTCCCTCGCTCGCTCGTGCTCGAGGCGCGCCGCGTCGGCGTTCGCTACTCCGGACGCGAGGCGCTCAGCGCCGTCGACGCGCGCGTCACGCCGGGCGAGGTGCTCGGCATCATCGGTCCGAACGGCTCGGGGAAGTCGACGCTCGTGCGCGTGCTCGCCGGGGTGCGCGCGCCGGACGACGGCGACGTCCTGCTCGGTGGCAGGCCCATCGCCGAGGTGCCGCGGCGCGAGCGTGCGCGCCTCATCGCGCTCGTGCCGCAGGAGACGCACCTCGCGTTTCCCATCCGGGTGCGCGAGCTCGTGCTGCTCGGTCGCTCGCCGCACACCGGACCCTTCGGCTGGGAGCGCGCCGAGGACCTGCGCGCGGCGCACGACGCGATGCAGCGTGCAGGCGTGCTCGAGCTCGCGGACCGACCGCTCGACCGCCTCTCCGGCGGTGAGCGTCAGCGTGCGGTGCTCGCACGTGCTCTCGCACAGCAGCCGCGCATCCTGCTGCTCGACGAGCCGACCGCGTTCCTCGATCTGCGCCACGCGGTGCTGCTGCTCGACCTGGTGCGCGACCTCTGCCGCGGCGAGGGGCTTGCGGTCGCGGTAGTGCTGCACGATCTCAACCTCGCCGCGATGTACTGCGATCGCTTGGTGCTGCTCAGCCGCGGTCGCGTGCACGCCGCGGGAGATCCAGCTACGGTGTTGAATTATCGCGACCTCTGCGACGTGTACGGCACGGAGCTTTACGTCGCGCCGAACGACGTCACCGGGCAGCTCGTCGTGCTGCCGCTCTCGCGCGAGTATCGCGAGCGCGTTGCTTCTCTTGTGAATAAGCAACGCTAA
- the nuoH gene encoding NADH-quinone oxidoreductase subunit NuoH encodes MQQFADRLLAEGILAGLPTSVGYVLVIAFFAFVVLNFIMLIAGVTSWLERRVWARIQSRVGPNRVGPQGVIQWLADGVKNVLKEDIVPAAADKPLFKAAPYLAMIGFFGAWACIPFGDGLIIADLNVGVLYITAVTGLVVVGILMAGWSSNNKWALLGGIRSAAQIVSYEIPAAIAINTVILLTGTLSMQGIIRQQGWAPWDWFLFDNPFTFIAFPIFFIALLAEGNRTPFDLPEAESELVAGAFTEYSGLRSLLFFLVEWGNLYVIGALCTTLFLGGWQVPAFTDNAVVLGLAQFAVFFLKSYFLVFVAMWIRATLPRVRVDQLMTVCWKYLVPISFVNLVGAMLWVVAFPNGLVPVRIAMFLFGVALVLYFFSRVAFHLRRARPELRLNPIS; translated from the coding sequence ATGCAGCAATTCGCCGACCGCCTGCTCGCCGAAGGCATCCTCGCCGGGCTTCCGACCTCCGTCGGCTACGTGCTCGTGATCGCCTTCTTCGCCTTCGTGGTGCTGAACTTCATCATGCTCATCGCGGGGGTGACGAGCTGGCTCGAGCGGCGCGTGTGGGCGCGCATCCAGTCGCGGGTCGGGCCGAACCGGGTCGGGCCGCAGGGCGTCATCCAGTGGCTCGCCGACGGCGTCAAGAACGTCCTCAAGGAGGACATCGTGCCGGCGGCGGCCGACAAGCCGCTGTTCAAGGCCGCGCCGTACCTCGCGATGATCGGCTTCTTCGGCGCCTGGGCCTGCATCCCGTTCGGTGACGGGCTGATCATCGCCGACCTCAACGTCGGCGTGCTCTACATCACCGCCGTCACCGGGCTCGTCGTGGTCGGCATCCTGATGGCCGGCTGGTCGTCCAACAACAAGTGGGCGCTGCTCGGTGGTATCCGCTCGGCGGCGCAGATCGTGAGCTACGAGATCCCGGCGGCGATCGCGATCAACACCGTGATCCTGCTGACCGGCACGCTCAGCATGCAGGGCATCATCCGTCAGCAGGGCTGGGCGCCGTGGGACTGGTTCCTGTTCGACAACCCGTTCACGTTCATCGCGTTTCCGATCTTCTTCATCGCGCTGCTCGCCGAAGGGAACCGCACGCCGTTCGACCTGCCCGAGGCGGAGTCCGAGCTCGTCGCCGGCGCCTTCACCGAGTACAGCGGGCTGCGCAGCCTGCTCTTCTTCCTGGTCGAGTGGGGCAACCTGTACGTCATCGGCGCCCTGTGCACGACGCTCTTCCTCGGCGGCTGGCAGGTGCCGGCGTTCACCGACAACGCGGTCGTCCTCGGGCTGGCGCAGTTCGCCGTCTTCTTCTTGAAATCCTACTTCCTCGTGTTCGTCGCGATGTGGATCCGCGCGACGCTGCCGCGCGTGCGCGTCGACCAGCTCATGACCGTGTGCTGGAAGTACCTGGTGCCGATCTCGTTCGTGAACCTGGTCGGCGCGATGCTGTGGGTGGTCGCGTTCCCGAACGGCCTCGTGCCGGTGCGGATCGCGATGTTCCTGTTCGGCGTCGCGCTCGTCCTGTACTTCTTCTCGCGGGTGGCGTTCCATCTCCGGCGCGCGCGTCCCGAGCTGAGGTTGAACCCGATCTCCTGA
- the nuoL gene encoding NADH-quinone oxidoreductase subunit L, translated as MSDPIEVSYLRWIVLAPLIGAAINGLFGARLQKAFGKTLIAAIACVPVVISFVLAVTAFRQLLALEPTQRFLLDSVSKWIHIGQLRLDIAFWVDPLSAVMILVVTGIGGLIHFYSVGYMDEEPSFWRFFAYLNLFMAAMLTLVLGDSLLVLFVGWEGVGLCSYALIGFWYKEWANASAGSKAFIVNRVGDFGFVVGMFALFWALDGAGQGTLVFREIAERVHLLDGQTIWGIAVPTFVTLMLFVGATGKSAQIPLYVWLPDAMAGPTPVSALIHAATMVTAGVYMIARLSFLFSMAPATLAVIATIGIATAFFAATIGTTQYDIKRVLAYSTVSQLGFMVVAMGVGAYAAGIFHLFTHAFFKACLFLGSGSVIHALHHEQDMRRMGGLRKYMPITFWTFLISTLAIAGMPPFAGFFSKDEILWKAWSSPYGAGWIWALGTLTAGLTAFYMFRQVFMVFFGEYRGGHGGHHDDAHGSHDAHHGGAHEPHESPAIMTIPLIVLALGAVVVGFLNVPSALGGHHVFENWLAPVLEPAKVAAAHGATAGAHGVVKELEHAVADTLHHVEHDPFEYVLMTISVLVAMGGILLAWLMYMRKAISPEFFTQAWAGVPYRIVFNKYYVDEIYEATVVRGTMLLSRALAAFDRVVIDGLVNATATVTRLASAADGAFDRYVVDGIVNLVGSVTMWMGNRVRRIQTGHVYSYLYAIVIGVVVIMFARLL; from the coding sequence GTGTCGGATCCGATCGAAGTCTCGTACCTTCGCTGGATCGTCCTCGCGCCGCTGATCGGCGCCGCGATCAACGGGCTGTTCGGCGCCAGGCTGCAGAAGGCCTTCGGCAAGACGCTGATCGCCGCGATCGCGTGCGTGCCGGTGGTGATCAGCTTCGTCCTGGCGGTCACCGCGTTCCGCCAGCTCCTCGCGCTCGAGCCGACGCAGCGCTTCCTGCTCGACTCGGTGTCGAAGTGGATCCACATCGGGCAGCTCCGGCTCGACATCGCGTTCTGGGTCGATCCGCTGTCCGCCGTCATGATCCTCGTCGTCACCGGGATCGGCGGGCTGATCCACTTCTACTCCGTCGGCTACATGGACGAGGAGCCCAGCTTCTGGCGCTTCTTCGCCTACCTGAACCTCTTCATGGCGGCGATGCTGACGCTCGTGCTCGGCGACAGCTTGCTCGTGCTGTTCGTCGGCTGGGAGGGCGTCGGGCTCTGCTCCTACGCGCTGATCGGCTTCTGGTACAAGGAGTGGGCGAACGCGAGCGCGGGCTCGAAGGCGTTCATCGTCAACCGCGTCGGCGACTTCGGCTTCGTCGTCGGCATGTTCGCGCTGTTCTGGGCGCTCGACGGCGCGGGGCAGGGCACGCTGGTCTTCCGTGAGATCGCCGAGCGCGTCCACCTGCTCGACGGTCAAACCATCTGGGGCATCGCGGTTCCGACGTTCGTCACGCTGATGCTGTTCGTCGGCGCGACCGGCAAGTCGGCGCAGATCCCGCTCTATGTCTGGCTGCCCGACGCGATGGCCGGTCCGACGCCAGTCTCCGCGCTGATCCACGCCGCGACCATGGTGACCGCGGGCGTGTACATGATCGCGCGCCTGTCGTTCCTGTTCTCGATGGCGCCGGCGACGCTCGCCGTGATCGCGACGATCGGCATCGCCACCGCGTTCTTCGCCGCGACCATCGGCACCACGCAGTACGACATCAAGCGCGTGCTCGCGTACTCGACGGTGTCGCAGCTCGGCTTCATGGTGGTCGCGATGGGTGTGGGCGCGTACGCGGCCGGCATCTTCCACCTCTTCACGCACGCGTTCTTCAAGGCCTGCCTGTTCCTCGGCTCGGGCAGCGTGATCCACGCGCTGCACCACGAGCAGGACATGCGGCGCATGGGCGGGCTGCGGAAGTACATGCCGATCACCTTCTGGACGTTCTTGATCTCGACGCTCGCGATCGCCGGCATGCCGCCGTTCGCCGGCTTCTTCTCGAAGGACGAGATCCTCTGGAAGGCGTGGTCGAGCCCGTACGGCGCGGGCTGGATCTGGGCGCTCGGCACGCTGACCGCCGGGCTCACCGCGTTCTACATGTTCCGCCAGGTCTTCATGGTGTTCTTCGGCGAGTACCGCGGAGGGCACGGCGGACACCACGACGACGCGCACGGCTCGCACGACGCACACCACGGCGGGGCGCACGAGCCGCACGAGTCGCCGGCGATCATGACCATTCCGTTGATCGTCCTCGCGCTCGGCGCGGTCGTGGTCGGCTTCCTCAACGTGCCGAGCGCGCTCGGCGGCCACCACGTCTTCGAGAACTGGCTCGCGCCGGTGCTCGAGCCGGCGAAGGTGGCGGCTGCGCACGGCGCGACGGCCGGCGCGCACGGCGTCGTCAAGGAGCTCGAGCACGCCGTCGCCGACACGCTGCACCACGTCGAGCACGACCCGTTCGAGTACGTCCTGATGACGATCTCGGTGCTGGTCGCGATGGGCGGCATCCTGCTCGCCTGGCTGATGTACATGCGCAAGGCGATCTCGCCCGAGTTCTTCACCCAGGCGTGGGCGGGCGTGCCGTACAGGATCGTCTTCAACAAGTACTACGTCGACGAGATCTACGAGGCGACGGTCGTGCGCGGAACGATGCTGCTGTCGCGCGCGCTCGCGGCCTTCGACCGCGTCGTGATCGACGGGCTGGTCAACGCGACCGCGACGGTGACGCGTCTCGCGTCCGCCGCGGACGGGGCGTTCGACCGCTACGTCGTCGACGGGATCGTCAACCTGGTCGGCTCGGTCACCATGTGGATGGGCAACCGCGTGCGCCGCATCCAGACCGGGCACGTCTACTCGTATCTCTACGCGATCGTGATCGGCGTCGTCGTGATCATGTTCGCGCGGCTACTGTGA
- a CDS encoding NADH-quinone oxidoreductase subunit A, with translation MEFQFANVLVFLLLGAITAGLMLGLGWLLRPANPDARKLTTYECGEPPSGSAWINFNIRFYLIALVFVIFDVEVAFVYPVVTAFKQYVLDGRGLLVLTELLVFIGILFVGLIYVWAKQDLDWLKKVAR, from the coding sequence GTGGAATTTCAGTTCGCCAACGTCCTGGTCTTCCTGCTTCTCGGTGCGATCACCGCGGGGCTGATGTTGGGCCTCGGGTGGCTGCTCCGCCCCGCCAACCCGGACGCGCGCAAGCTCACGACCTACGAGTGCGGTGAGCCGCCGTCGGGCAGCGCCTGGATCAACTTCAACATCCGCTTCTACCTGATCGCCCTGGTCTTCGTGATCTTCGACGTAGAGGTCGCGTTCGTCTACCCCGTCGTCACGGCGTTCAAGCAGTACGTGCTCGACGGCCGCGGACTGCTGGTCTTGACGGAGCTGCTGGTCTTCATCGGCATCTTGTTCGTTGGCCTGATCTACGTGTGGGCCAAGCAGGATCTCGACTGGCTGAAGAAGGTGGCGCGCTAG
- a CDS encoding NADH-quinone oxidoreductase subunit D (Catalyzes the transfer of electrons from NADH to quinone), translated as MNAIDIDVERETPAGLETEEMTLNMGPQHPSTHGVLRFVVKADGEVMRRAIPDIGYLHRSIEKIAEKVGYHGFMPYTDRVDYVSAMQCNQGWAMACEALAGIQVPRRGEYCRVIAAELGRIASHLLSVGATGMDIGAMTPFTHALRERERINDLLEELCGARLTFNYMRIGGCAWDLPPGFARRVLTFLDRFEPLIDEYNELISFNKIYVERLANVAVIPPEMAIAYNLVGPNLRGSGIKYDVRKDDPYSVYPEFEFDVPVGTGERGTLGDSYDRYMVRIREMKESCRIVRQAIEGIPEGPVIAKVPRTFKPPPGEAYVRVEGSRGDMGWFVVSDGTAFPYRVHIRTGSFAAMAIIEELSKGLMIADLVAVIASLDIVAPEVDR; from the coding sequence ATGAACGCCATCGACATCGACGTCGAGCGCGAGACACCCGCCGGACTCGAGACCGAGGAGATGACCCTCAACATGGGTCCGCAGCACCCGTCGACGCACGGCGTGCTGCGCTTCGTCGTCAAGGCGGACGGCGAGGTGATGCGCCGGGCGATCCCGGACATCGGCTACCTGCACCGCTCGATCGAGAAGATCGCCGAGAAGGTCGGCTACCACGGCTTCATGCCGTACACCGACCGCGTCGACTACGTGTCGGCGATGCAGTGCAACCAGGGCTGGGCGATGGCGTGCGAGGCGCTCGCCGGCATCCAGGTGCCGCGGCGCGGCGAGTACTGTCGCGTGATCGCCGCGGAGCTCGGTCGCATCGCGAGCCACCTGCTGTCGGTCGGCGCGACCGGCATGGACATCGGCGCGATGACGCCGTTCACGCACGCGCTGCGCGAGCGCGAGCGGATCAACGATCTGCTCGAGGAGCTCTGCGGCGCGCGCCTGACCTTCAACTACATGCGCATCGGCGGCTGCGCGTGGGACCTGCCGCCCGGCTTCGCGCGGCGCGTGCTCACCTTCCTCGATCGCTTCGAGCCGCTGATCGACGAGTACAACGAGCTCATCTCGTTCAACAAGATCTACGTCGAGCGGCTCGCGAACGTCGCGGTCATCCCGCCGGAGATGGCGATCGCGTACAACCTCGTCGGTCCGAACCTGCGCGGCTCGGGCATCAAGTACGACGTGCGCAAGGACGACCCGTACTCGGTCTATCCCGAGTTCGAGTTCGACGTCCCGGTCGGCACCGGCGAGCGCGGCACGCTCGGCGACTCGTACGACCGCTACATGGTGCGCATCCGGGAGATGAAGGAGAGCTGCCGCATCGTGCGGCAAGCGATCGAGGGCATCCCCGAGGGGCCGGTGATCGCCAAGGTGCCGCGCACCTTCAAGCCTCCGCCCGGTGAAGCGTACGTGCGCGTCGAGGGCTCGCGCGGCGACATGGGCTGGTTCGTCGTCAGCGACGGAACCGCGTTCCCGTACCGCGTTCACATCCGCACCGGCTCGTTCGCCGCGATGGCGATCATCGAGGAGCTCAGCAAGGGCCTGATGATCGCCGACCTGGTCGCGGTCATCGCGAGCCTCGACATCGTTGCTCCCGAGGTCGACCGCTGA
- a CDS encoding NADH-quinone oxidoreductase subunit C: protein MSRSTMDAADIHRRLRERLGNLVSAELKVASWSLCDVKPQSVAEVCRFLRDEPELAFDCLSNLSAVDRKGEDTIEVYYHLFSYKHRHRIALRAATPRPDPVLPTVSHIWPIANWLEREAFDLLGVRFAGHPDLRRLLMPEDWVGHPLRKDFVEPEEYHGISTRRESLLKL, encoded by the coding sequence GTGAGCCGCTCAACCATGGACGCCGCGGACATCCACCGTCGGCTGCGCGAGCGGCTCGGCAACCTGGTGTCCGCCGAGCTCAAGGTCGCGAGCTGGAGCCTGTGCGACGTGAAGCCGCAGTCGGTCGCCGAGGTGTGCCGCTTCCTGCGTGACGAGCCGGAGCTCGCGTTCGACTGCCTGTCGAACCTGAGCGCCGTCGACCGCAAGGGCGAGGACACGATCGAGGTCTACTACCACCTGTTCTCGTACAAGCACCGGCACCGCATCGCGCTGCGCGCCGCCACCCCGCGTCCCGATCCGGTCTTGCCGACCGTGTCGCACATCTGGCCGATCGCGAACTGGCTCGAGCGCGAGGCGTTCGACCTGCTCGGCGTGCGCTTCGCCGGTCATCCCGATCTCCGCCGCCTGCTGATGCCCGAGGACTGGGTCGGACATCCGCTGCGCAAGGACTTCGTCGAGCCCGAGGAGTACCACGGCATCTCGACCCGGCGAGAGAGCCTTCTCAAGCTATGA
- a CDS encoding NADH-quinone oxidoreductase subunit I produces the protein MGLSSYIANIRETLGTIFEGMAITASHLVRKPYTVQYPDRVDVRVQDTLPFRYRGLLDVDLEICTGCLACERACPIDCIVIEAEKDKQTKEMILRRFDIDLAKCMYCGLCSEPCPTGAIHHTPEFEGADYSLESLVRRFVKAPVVAYKPPKGPETNPEVAPILARGLRYLDEFASPGDAKTAASARPATSAGSAASATVEG, from the coding sequence ATGGGACTTTCCTCCTACATCGCGAACATCCGCGAGACCCTCGGGACGATCTTCGAGGGAATGGCGATCACGGCGTCGCACCTGGTGCGCAAGCCGTACACCGTGCAGTACCCCGACCGGGTCGACGTGCGCGTGCAGGACACGCTGCCGTTCCGCTACCGCGGGCTGCTCGACGTCGACCTCGAGATCTGCACGGGCTGCCTCGCGTGCGAGCGCGCGTGTCCGATCGACTGCATCGTGATCGAGGCCGAGAAGGACAAGCAGACCAAGGAGATGATCCTCAGGCGCTTCGACATCGACTTGGCGAAGTGCATGTACTGCGGCCTCTGCTCGGAGCCGTGCCCGACCGGCGCGATCCACCACACGCCGGAGTTCGAGGGCGCGGACTACTCGCTCGAGAGCCTGGTGCGCCGCTTCGTGAAGGCTCCGGTGGTCGCCTACAAGCCGCCGAAGGGACCGGAGACCAACCCCGAGGTGGCGCCGATCCTGGCGCGCGGATTGAGGTACCTGGACGAATTTGCTAGCCCCGGCGACGCCAAAACCGCAGCGTCCGCGAGGCCGGCGACGTCCGCCGGGTCCGCAGCGTCCGCAACGGTCGAAGGATGA
- the nuoB gene encoding NADH-quinone oxidoreductase subunit NuoB, translating into MSLINSVPETVVTAKLDEVLNWTRKSSVWYMLFGLACCAIEMMQTGGPRADLDRFGAVPRATPRVSDLIIVSGTLTLKMALRTKLLYEQMPDPKYVISMGSCANCGGLFQLAYSVCDGVDKVIPVDVYVPGCPPRPEALTEGLLKLQEKIQQERWLVRKPAEPDADVASA; encoded by the coding sequence ATGTCGCTGATCAACAGCGTTCCCGAGACCGTGGTCACGGCGAAGCTGGACGAGGTGCTGAACTGGACGCGCAAATCGTCCGTTTGGTACATGCTCTTCGGCCTCGCCTGCTGCGCGATCGAGATGATGCAGACGGGCGGGCCGCGGGCGGACCTCGATCGCTTCGGCGCGGTGCCGCGGGCGACGCCGCGCGTGTCCGACCTGATCATCGTGTCGGGCACGCTGACGCTCAAGATGGCGCTGCGCACCAAGCTTCTCTACGAGCAGATGCCCGATCCGAAGTACGTGATTTCGATGGGCAGCTGCGCGAACTGCGGCGGGCTCTTCCAGCTCGCCTACTCGGTGTGCGACGGGGTCGACAAGGTGATCCCGGTCGACGTGTACGTGCCGGGTTGCCCGCCGCGGCCCGAGGCGCTCACCGAGGGGCTGCTCAAGCTTCAGGAGAAGATCCAGCAGGAGCGCTGGCTCGTGCGGAAACCCGCCGAGCCCGACGCCGACGTCGCCAGCGCGTGA
- the nuoK gene encoding NADH-quinone oxidoreductase subunit NuoK, which yields MTEIGLHHYLVVSLIVFLAGVFTVLTRRNAIGVLMGIELILNSANINYIAFSRFGGGGYDGQVFSVFVIMLAAAEAAIGLAIVLGIYRQFETIDVEATDTLRG from the coding sequence GTGACCGAGATCGGGCTGCATCACTACCTCGTCGTCAGTCTGATCGTGTTCCTCGCCGGCGTCTTCACCGTTTTGACGCGGCGCAACGCGATCGGCGTGCTGATGGGGATCGAGCTGATCCTGAACTCCGCGAACATCAACTACATCGCCTTCTCGCGCTTCGGTGGCGGCGGCTACGACGGGCAGGTGTTCTCGGTCTTCGTCATCATGCTCGCCGCGGCGGAGGCGGCGATCGGCCTCGCCATCGTGCTCGGCATCTATCGGCAGTTCGAAACCATCGACGTGGAGGCAACCGACACGTTGCGCGGTTGA
- a CDS encoding NADH-quinone oxidoreductase subunit J translates to MIYAALFYAIAGLTVLSAIGVAFTRNVFYSAMCLMGTLLGASGLFVFLAADFVAVVQLLVYVGGILVLTLFAIMLTHQISEVQVSNRSVGRLPAFALVVLVGIGMGVALFRAPWHTKPLPEATPTTYHIGDAFLNQWLLPFELASVVLLTALVGAIVLSRKELRG, encoded by the coding sequence GTGATCTACGCGGCTCTCTTCTACGCGATCGCCGGTCTCACCGTTCTCTCGGCCATCGGCGTCGCGTTCACGCGCAACGTCTTCTATTCGGCGATGTGCTTGATGGGGACGCTGCTCGGTGCGTCGGGGTTGTTCGTCTTCCTCGCCGCCGACTTCGTCGCCGTCGTGCAGCTGCTCGTGTACGTCGGCGGCATCCTCGTGCTGACGCTCTTCGCCATCATGCTGACGCACCAGATCTCGGAAGTGCAGGTATCGAACCGCTCGGTGGGACGACTGCCGGCGTTCGCGCTGGTGGTGCTGGTCGGCATCGGGATGGGCGTCGCGCTGTTCCGCGCGCCCTGGCACACCAAGCCGCTTCCCGAGGCGACGCCGACGACCTACCACATCGGCGACGCCTTCCTGAACCAGTGGCTGCTGCCGTTCGAGCTCGCCTCGGTCGTGCTCTTGACGGCGCTGGTCGGCGCGATCGTGCTGTCGCGCAAGGAGCTCCGCGGGTGA